Below is a window of Vibrio sp. SS-MA-C1-2 DNA.
AGTGCATTTAAAATCATCAACGGAATTAGCTTTTCCGGAAAGTGATAAGGGCCATAATTGTTTGAGCAATTAGTCACGATCGTTGGTAAGCCATATGTTCGAAGCCAAGCACGAACTAAGTGATCACTTGATGCTTTTGAAGCAGAATAAGGAGATGAAGGCTCATATGAAGTTGTTTCAATAAACAAATCATCAGTACCTTCTAAATCGCCATATACTTCATCTGTTGAAATGTGATGAAAACGGAATGCTTGTTTAGCCTCATCAGATAAACCACTCCAATAAGTACGTGCAGCTTCAAGCATATTATACGTACCAACAATATTGGTTTGGATAAATTCAGCAGGGCCATCAATAGAACGATCAACATGAGACTCTGCTGCTAAATGCATAACAGCATCAGGTCGATATTCTATAAATAGGCGGTCTAACTCTGCTTTATCGCAGATATCTACTTGTTCAAAAAAATAACGTTCATCATTTTCTACAGTAATTAATGATTCTAGATTTCCTGCATACGTTAATTTATCGACATTAATAACACTATCATTTGTATTGTTAATAATGTGTCTTACAACAGCTGAACCAATAAAACCAGCTCCACCCGTAATTAAAATTTTCATAAAATCTTTCCTAAATTTAGTTAAAATAATATAGTTTAAAACATGTTAAGTTATACAAGGCAGCATTAACATCCCTGCTACATAAGGGCTGAGAGCTAATCAGAAACATTATCCTTAACCAGCTGACAAATGGCGACAAAATCATAAGCCATTGATTTTATTAAAAGCTGAAAATTTACAACTATTCGATAAAACATAAAGCACAATATTTCCAGCTAATTCCTCTATATCAATGTGCCGTCAGCCCTTTAAACATGGGCATGTTCGTGACTTTTCCCTGTTAACTTGATGAAATAGCTTTCACAATTGATATTACATCATGGAGTGAACCTTCAATTTTGTCTAACTCAGAACTTTTTAAAGTCGACAGTTTATTTTTTATTTTTGTTGTTGATATATCTTCTGTTCTCTTTAGGTAAACTACATCACAAATATCTTCCAAGAAATCAAATTCTCCCTTCCAATCATCACCCATTGCAAAAATTGCTGCATCATATTTTTTTATATCATGGACTTTTTGATCCCAATCATTTTCAGGAAATACACCATCGACATACCGACAAGAAGATAATATTTCAGCTCTTTCTTCGTATGAGAAAAATGACTTTTTCCCTTTTATTTCATTAAATTGATCCGATGAGATACCTACTATTAATCTATCCCCAAGTTCACTCAATCTTTTGAGTAATCGGACATGACCAACATGAAAAAGGTCATATGTGCCATATGTTATTACTGTAATCATGATAAATCCAAATTTTAATTTTAATTTTACAGGAAGGTTCAATTTCTAATCTTAATATCTAAATCTTCATACAAAAACACTTATATTCAAGTTATGATTCACGGAAATCGCATGAAGAACCCTATGATATAAGGCTTCCAAGTACTTTACTTAAGTAGTCTTCATCCATGGCACACATCATTCTTTTCCGTGTAATCCCACCTTTAAAGCTTGTCTCACTTTTCAAAAGGTTTAAACAAACCTGTCTGATCCTTGAAAAAGACTCTGCTCGATCATCAACTCTGATTCGACAAGCATCTTCTTTAAATGCCGTATCTAACTGCCAATGTATAACTTCAACACCCCAATGAGAACGAGTTGCATTGTGGAGCTCTTCAGCTGATAATTCCTTAGAACTTATGTAGTATCTAACAGAGAAATCTTGCTCTTGTGCTACATCAGCGTCTTGTCGTACACAGACCATCATTCCCATTGTTTTTAACGATGGCCATTCATAAGCTAAATCACCTAAAACTGATAAATCCTTGTTAACTAAAGCACAGCGAGTTTCAGTTCTTCCATGAGATTGAATTTGGCTTGAATAACTATCACCATCAAATTTAGTTAACATACATGGATGATAGTAAGCATCGAAAGCTTTCTCTAAAAGACCTTGATTACCTTTAACTGCAAGCAGGTAATCTGCACTTTTCTCAACAATTTTCTTCGCTATTTTACGTTGGCAACCCATCGCATCAATTGTCACTAAACAACCCGCTATATTTAATACTTCCAATAACTTAGGGATTTCAGTAATTTCATTTGTTTTCTCATTGACTTTTGATTGAGCTAAACAAACACCATTTGCTGTCGCAAATGCGTTTACCCACGGAAAAGTCATGAACATCCTTGCTACATAAGGGCTGAGAGCTAGTCAGAAACATTATCCTTAACCAGCTGACAAATGGCGACTAAATCATAAGTCATTGATTTTATTATAAGCTGAAAATTTACGACTATTCGATAAATCATAAAACACAATATTTCCAGCTAATTCCTCTATATCAATGTGCCGCCAACCCTTTAAACATGGGTATGTTCGTGACTTTTCCCTGTGCGTTTACCATATGAATCGCTGCTCTTCCGCGAGATTTATCATATGAGCCACGCACTGTTTTACCATCAATAGCGATAACTTCGCCTGCAGTCAAATCGTGGCAATCATTCATCCAATCAACAAAAGCTTGCTGCATTGTTTTAGGATTTATCATTCCCATCACTCTTGCAATGGTATCTGCGGAAGGAATACCAACGTCAAAATCACCATAATTTTTTAAAAAATCTAGCCGTATCTTTCCAAAATCACTGATACCTTCCCAGGTATCTTGACCGGATAAAACACCACAAATTGTCAGTAAAATAATGTCTGATAATTTATGGTTTACTTTACCTTTTTGCCGGTAATCTTTAATGACTGAAAAATGCATAAATGGGTTGTTTAATTTTGACATTATCGTGCTCCTAAATAGATAGGAGTTATTAGACAACACTCAAAATGATCGACAAGCTGACCCTTTTTTAAATAATTAATATGTAATTTTAAGCTGACAAGTAAAAAGAAAAAACAGAAGTAACAAATTAATAAGATACTCTAAGCCCTTTAAGTTCGGGCTTTTTCATGTGATTCCTCTAGCATTCAACTCAGACTTTTAACCATGCCGGTGACAATTTTCATCCATATTGAGACGGAGATTTCATTTAACTGATTGAAAAACCACTAAACATCAATTTCCTACCTGAAGTCCCCAATAGGCACCCAAAAGTTCTCCTTTAAGCGCCTATCTTTATAACCTGCAGCTAGACTGACTTATGCTTCTTGCTCTTCTTCTTTTCTGAAGGCATACCTAACAAGCACAATTGCCACACCTAACATGCCGCCAAGTAACGTTGCTAATACACAGATTAGGGCGCGTTTAGGGCCTGCTTTCTCTTCTGCTAATACCGCTGGGTCGATGGTTTTAAAGACATACTCATCTTGAACTTCCGCTAACATCTTATTCTTTTGCTGATCTTCAATCATGTCGTAAAACATGGTTTGAATTTCAGTAATCGAGGTTTTTGCTAGCTGTCCTTCAATGTAATTAATGTTCTTTTCAGACTCTTCTAATGCGTCAGCTTTCATCCAAGCATTTAAGTCTTGCACTAACCACTCTACCCACTGCTTTGCAATATAAGGCGAGTAGTGAGTGACGGCTACTGTCACCATGCCACTGTCTTTATCTTCAGAAACAGACATCACATCTTTAAATGACTTATACGCATCCCATAAGGTTGGCTTTAACGTTTCACCCTCATCGTCATTCAACCACTGTTTAGTTTTACTGTTATACAGCTCATCATCAAGAATGAGTTTATTTGACTCTTCACTCCAACTTGTTGCCGCCATCAGAGGCACAAGCAGGTTATGTTTCGTCACAAAAGCATTGATGAATTTACGCGATTTTAATACCGCAAGAGCTTGAACTTTAGGATCTGCACCGGAATCACCACCCAGACTAACACCTGCTAAGGATGCTAAACCGCCAAACTTAGAGGCGAGACCAGACATTCCCCCTCCCGAACTTTGAGTTGGGCTAAGCAGGGCATTAGATTGATAGGTATTAGGTTGAGACAGTGCAAAAAAGACACCCGCAATGGCAAAAATAAACGTAATGCCAATGATGATTAGCTTTCCTTTCCAAAGCGCAATAAACAGCGCTTTTAGATCGATTTCATCATCTTGTTGCTGGTATTGTAGAGGAGGATATTGTTCTATCTTATTGGAGCTCATTTTATCTAGTCCTAATAAGCCGCAACAACAGGGTCATTGCGGCTTCTTGTCATCCATTAATGAATTATTATTTATACTCTTCATACTTGAGTTGCTAGCAACGCCAAGCATGTTGAGTGGATACCTTATTATTTAGGTATGTTTATTAGTCTTTAATTGCATCATACGCAACACCCAACTGATAGATAACTTGCGTCGCTGACGTAATAACACTTAAGCCATCAAGATAATCAACATCAATCGGAACAACAATGGAATCGCCAGGGCGTAATCGCGTTCTATCTGGGAACCAAAAGGCATTACTTGGTTTAGAAATAGAGCCATCTGCATGCAAAATATAGATGCGATCATCATCAGCCTGTTTCTTCATACCACCGGCTAAATCAATGTACTCTTCAATGGATTTATTGCCATCAAAGCGATAAGTCGAACTAAACTGAACTTCACCCATAATACTGACGACGGGATTATTAGACGGTATGTATAGCTGATCTTGATTTTCTAAAATGACATCTTCAACTTTATCCCCATCTAAAATTTTAGGTAGATTAATGACCATACGCCCAAGTGCTTTGGTGTTGTCCAATTCATCAACTAAAGACATTGCATCCATTGGGGTTGAAGAGAAGCTGGCATTAGAACTATTCTTACGCAGCGTCAACCCTGCAATCTGTTGCTTCAATTGAGCTCGCAGCATATCCATGTGCATTTGCTCTCTCGCTTTGAGTTTTTCACGAGCAAATACAGCACCATCAGAGTTAGCAAATGTAGTTAAACCACCGGCTCTTGCAATTAAGTCTTCAATGGTATCGCCACGTTTAAATGAGTATTGTCCAGGGAAAGTTACTTCACCATGAATCGTAACTAGTACCTCATTTTTCCAACCTGGCTTTTCTAAAATCGTAATACGGTCTTTGGACTGTAATAGAATTTGAGTATCTGGCTCATCATCGATGGCATGTTTTAAATCAACATGCTGATTCACGATGTCTAGGTTGTTATTGTTTTTAACCCGCGTTAAATCCGCATACTCTAAGTAAGCCGCTTCCGTTAAACCACCTGCCGCTTTTATCAGTTGATTTAAATCGCCATTTACAGGTAATGGATAAGCCCCTGGATATTTTACTGCTCCAGAGATATTCACCACTTGAACAGGGTTCTGATAAGTTGCCTGCTGTTGTAAACGTAAGATAATATTTTCTATCTCTTTGGTACGCGTGTTTGTTGAGTTATCTTCAACCAGATCTAAAGCTGAGCTAACTTTATCTTTGATCTTATCAGCATCTTCAACGACAACACCCAAGTTTTTATCATATTGAACATCTTCATTAGTATTTTCAGCACCCGGTTGAGCTTGTGCTAAATTCTGCTGATTCTGTTGGAATAACTGATTTTGATATTGCTGAGACAGCTGCTGTTGCTCTTTCTCTTTTTCTTTCTTTAAATCTTCACTGGTTTTGTTTTGCGCTTCACTCCAATACTCCACATCTAAACCATTACTAAAAACAAAGATTTGGTCTTTTTTCTCTAGCGTCAGGTCATCGCGTGAATTGGATTTGGTGATCGCGTTAAAGAGATCAAATTGTAATACCTTAATCTCTTTCGTTTTTTTGTCTTCTCTGACAATTAAAGCGTAGTGAAGATCCGTTGAAGGCTTCAAGTCACTATCGATAGAGTTAAAAATAGACGATATTTTCATTCCCGATTGATACTGATAAACCCCTTGTCGAACAATATCACCTCGAACGGCAATACCATCAACAATCTGTTTATTGCTTTCGGTGACTTGTATTTCATCGCCATTTTGAATAACAAACTGTTTGCCAGAGACCGATGACAAGTCAACATCTTTAACCACCACACCTTGCTCGGTTGTCCGCTTGATGATCACTTTCTTCAAATACGCATTCGCTTTGGTGCCACCTGCGTTAGAAATTAACGTCGCAAGGTTTGTATTATTTCTTAATTCAAAATGTGCGGGACGATTAACTGCACCGGTAATTGTTGCAATTGTTGTTTTTGCAGGAATAAATAAGGTATCACCGCGCTCTAAACGAATATCACTTGAGGTATCCCCTTTTAGCAATAGGTTATACATATCGATATTCTGAACAACTTGGCCTTTACGTTTCAATTGAATATGACGTAGAGAACCGATCTCTTTAACACCGCCAGAGGCAATCAAGGCTTGTGTCACCGTGGTAATCGCATTGACATTATAAGCGCCAGGCTTTTCAGCTTCACCCATGATATAAACTTGCATCATACGCATATTGCCTAACGTCACTTTAGCACTCACGCCAATACTACGTTTTTTAATAATGCGTTGGATATTCGCTTGTAACTCGCTAAAGTTTAAACCTGCAACATCAATAGGACCAATTTCAGGCAGCGTAATTTGACCATCACGGCTAACGTCAACAGAGTAGCTTTGATCTTGTTTGCCATAGAGTTCAATATTTAGTTGGTCACCAGGACCGATAGGGTAATCATTTGGGATTGGGAGATCGTCGATAGGCGTGTAGTCTGTCGCATTCCCTGCCAGTGCATCATAACCAAAGTTTTTTATTTCATCTGCATCATCAACAACAAAAGGGGAAAGATTTTCAATACTGTTGGCTGCGATAGTTCTTTGAGGGATTGCACTCTGCCCGTTATTGTTTGCTTCTTGTTCGGTATTATTCCCTGCATTCAATGAGTTTAAATCTACACCATATTGACGAGCTAATTGCTCTTGTTGAGCTTTAGGTAGTGACTTAAATTGGGCTAATTGTTCGGGTGTTGGGGTTTGAGAAAATGCAAACGTTGATACAAACAATCCTGAAAGTACCAGCGCTCGATTACGCTTATGCATTATTTACATCCTGGTTAAATTTGCTTAAAAAAGAAAAATGAGTTTTATTAGAATGAGGGATCAAATCGTACTCAGGTTAAATTCGATTCAATTTTATTTTGTTTTTATAGTCTATAATATAAACAAAGCGTTTATTTTATCTTCAAATAATCAGCAAGGCTTTTTATTTTAGATACGCTACCGCCCTAAGGTTACAGCCCCTTAATGCTATATCAATTCAAATTTTGACACTTCTCTGACATTCAAAAAAGCTGTTGTTTTGCAATGATATATCAATAAACTCCTATAAGTGAATTGTTAATTTGTATAATTAAGAAATATGTCCGATAAATCGCAGTTTTTTACTACACCGACTAGAATATGATTTACAAACTTGATTTTATGTATAAATCATGTTCATCTCTTCTCCTCTTACTATTTATATCTACTTTGTGCTTATCATTTGTTTCCTGTTTATCCAGGCGAGATAAGTAAATTCAAGGACGACAATGCAACCTTTATCTCGTGTTCTTACTTCAATGCCTCTCTGTTCTGCCCTACTCTTTTCCACCAGCAGCTATGCCGTTACTCCTCTTTTTGAGGTTGGTGATGACTATCAAGAAAACTTTATCGATAAAACATTAAATATATTTGGTGCCGATGGCGGTTATGACTCATCAAAACCTATCGATATGAGTTATATCCCGACCGCATATTACACACCTGAGAAAAAGTTTGGTATTGGTTTACTGGTTGTGGGTCTTTATAAAACTGATTCTGTCTCAGAAAATGTACAGCCTTCCTCTTTGGTCATCAATAGTTACTACTCAACCAATAACTCTTACGGTATTTCTATTGATAATAATATGTACCTGAAGGAAGATAGCCAACGATTTGATATTGAGTTTGAAGCGCATAACGAAGATAGTGTTTATTATGGCATTGGAACCGATGCGGGTAACGATGATGATAACAAGCAAGAATTTAATGAGATTTTAGTTTCCGTTCAACCTAGTTGGAAGTTTGAGTTAGTTGACAATTACTACTTAGGCGTTGGTGCGGATATTAGTTATGCCAAAGCCGATGATGTTTCACGTGATGTCGGCGCAGAAGTTCCTTTAGCAAGCAGTACATCAACAGGCTTAACTGTTTCAAGTACTTATGATTCGCGAGATTATAAGTTAAATGCCTCAAAAGGTTGGTTATTCGATGTCGATGCCGGGCTTTATTACAACAACGACTCTGACAGCAGTTTTGGTAAATACCATGTCGAACTCTCAAATTATATCGACTTTACACCCATCCCCGGTTTACTGGCTTGGCAAGTACAAGGTGACTTCTCTTCTGGTGATGTACCTTGGTATCAGCTGGCTGATTTAGGCGGCTCAAAAGCGATGCGAGGTTATATCAAAGGCCGCTATCGTGATAACCAGATGTTGATGATGCAAGCCGAATATCGTCTTCCAATTTATCAGCGCTATGGCATGGTTTTCTGGGGGGCAGCAGGCAGTGTAGCTGACAATGTTTCTGGCTTAGGTGATGATATTTTAGGTTCTGTGGGAACGGGGTTCCGAGTTAATATTAAAGATAAAATCAACCTCCGTGCCGATGTTGGCCGTGGTAAAAACGAAACCACCTTCTACATTAACGTTAATGAAGTTTTTTAATTAAGCATGAAACGAGCGACGATTAAACCAGCAATGACCAAACTATTACGTTTAAATATCGTGCCCAAAAGCGCACCAATTTTGTTCACTGCCCTTTTCGGGGTGGTGAGCAACCCCAGTTTGGCAACTCCGAGCTTCTCAGATCAAAATAGATCCACTCAAAGTACTTTATCTCAAAACGTAACCGCCGATGTGGAGAATCAATCTCGATGTGAGAAACAGCTCGATTATCAGCTATATATTAATCGTTTTGATATTGGTCGCGTTAAAAAAGTTGAAACAGTTCAAGGTAACGAGCTATCGATCACCTCAAATAGCCGCTCTAATGTTTTAGGCATTAAAACCCAATTTGACCAGACAACACAGTTACGATTCAATCCTAAAAACAGGGTTTGGACGACGCAATCTTATCATCAAATTGTTTCAGGTTTTAGAAATCGAGACATGAACGTTAATTATCTCAATATCATGGGTACTCAAACGTCAGTTAACTTAGACGGTGAAATCGATAGTTACCAAAGTCCAGAACCGATATTTGATATTGATGGTCTGTCATTGGAGATCGTTCGGCGTGTGATTGCCGGTGAAAAGGAATTTAAACTCTCACGACAAGCAACCACCCATTTAGAACCTTATGAATATCAAGTTTTAGGCGCATTTACCGAGAAAACAGAAAATTGGGGAGAGATCAAGGTTATTAAAGTTGAACAGTCAGGCTCTGATGATATTACTTACTGGATCGCCCCAGATCTTGAAAATGAAATCGTCAGGGTTATCTATCATCGAATTCTATTCAGTGGTGAAGCAAGACTAAGATCTATTTTTGAAGAGTGCCATTAATGATTTAAGGCAGTTGGGATAAAGTGCAGTTCAGGGTTCATCTTTTGATTTAAAATCCGAACAATAAATATATCAAGCTTACGAGTACGATAATATACAACCAAAATCCTCTGCCGCTTTATTAGAAAGCTTATACATTAAGCTTCCTTTTACGTAAAGTAGCAATCTCTTTTAATGTTAATGAAGACTCGCCACTCTCTTCCCCTGCTATAAGCTCTTTTCGTATTAAATCAAGTTTATTCTCTTGTTCTTCAAGCAATTTTAACGCGCAACGCATGACTTCACTGGTAGAATTATATCGTCCCGATTGAATCATGCGCTCAACAAATTCACCCAATGATTCTCCAATTGTCACACTTGTTGTTCTATTCATAGCGGTATTCTCTATATTAACGATTCGCACATAAGAGCATACCATAATAGAATCAGATTAAAAAACAACCAACATACCCGTCTTACTTGAAGTTGCTAGGTTGTTGGCTGTGTGCATTCAGTATTAAAGAGTTACTTAATTCGCATGAGACGATGATTTTCAGTACCTGTGGAAAATTCAATGACTTGAGAGCGAGATAGTTTATCAACTCGGTGCAGTAGATTGTCTGAGTAGCCTCGCTTTACCATCCATTCTAAACGTTCATTAAAACTATCTTCATTGATAATAAAGGTGTTTTCCATTACCCCAGATCCATAGATATTGACGACCCAAATTCGTTTTTCGAAATCTAAAAGGTCTTTTATCTCATCAACAAGTTTACTTAAACTCATTTTTGTTTTATTCGATAGCAACACAATATCTCTTCTAACGTAACGATAATAAAGACCGAAGAGTAACAGAAATTAACCCGCAAAAATATTATCTTCTGGATAACGAATTAACGTTCGTTTTGGCTTGGATAACATATAAGCCAACGTTAATGGACCAAGACGACCAATGATCATTACCATCACCATAATCACTTTACCTAATACAGTTAAGTGAGCCGTTAATCCAGCGGTTAAACCCACGGTACCAAATGCCGAAATCGTCTCAAAAACGACCCGATCCATCGGTGCATTCTCCGTCACCATTAATACAAATAATGCGATCACTAGTACCAATATACTGACAACCGTAATTGCCAAACACTTAGTGACAATCGCATTAGGGATCGTTCTCTTAAACAAAATAACTTGAGGCTGTTGTTTAAGAAATGCTTTGGTCGCCACCATCGCGACAGTAAAGGTCGAAACTTTAATCCCACCCGCCGTCGATGTAGAACCCGCACCAATCAGCATTAAAATAATCATGATTAACATCGCGGGATGTGTCAATGCGCCAATATTAATGGTGTTGAAACCCGCAGTTCGTGCAGATGCAGATTGGAAAAATGCCGCTAGCCATTGACCGCCAAAAGAGAGCTTTCCTAAGGTATCGGGATTATTATGTTCTAATAGCCATAACATCACCGTCCCAAAAATCAATAAAGCAGGGGTCATCGTCAACATCACTTTGGTATGAAGGCTAAAGAACCTAAAACCACGACGCCAATTACGCTTGATATCAGACACAACAGGAAAACCAATGCCACCTGCAATTAACAGCCCTGCAATGGTAAAGTTAATGATAGGATCAGAAGCAAAAGAAGATAAGCTATCAGGGAAAAGTGAAAAACCTGCATTATTAAAGGCAGAAATAGAATGGAAAACCGCGTAAAAAAGCCCTTTTGACCACCCCATGGTTGGCTGCCAATAAAGGGTTAAAATAAGCACACCAATCGATTCAGTAATCAAAACAAACGTCATGATATGAACAATTAACTGACGTAAGTTAACAAACTTCTCTTGTCCTAACTGCTCTTTTGCCAACGCTTGTTGTTTCAGGCTCAATCGCAATCCAAACATAATGATCAAAATCGTCGATAGCGTCATCTGTCCCAAGCCACCAATTTGCATCAATAGCATTAATAAGATTTGTCCTGATGTTGTAAAATGCGTTCCGGTATCGACGACCCCTAAACCCGTCACACTAATCGCCGATGTTGCAGTAAACAACGCATCGATAAAACTTAAACCGCTAACCGAAAAAACAGGGAGTGTTAACAGTAAGGCGGCTGGAAGTAAAATAGCCAAAAAACTAAAGAAAATAATTTTCGTTTCAGACCATCTTCGACCTTTTTTACGACTAGAGAGTGAGAGTGTAGCAAGCTCTTTATCTGGAATAATTCTCATACGGGGTATAATCTTATTTACTCATGCTAATCAAACATACTGCAGATATTTAAACGATTACAATCTTTTCAATCGTTCATTTAGAATTTCATTTGGGCCAGCAAGAATTAAGATATCGCCAATCTCCAAAGCTGTTTCCATATCAGGCTCTTTAATTAACTCAGCACCACGCTTAAAGCCCAATAGCTCACAAGCACTGTTCTTTTTGCAGCAAAGTAGTTGATTTAGACGTCTGCCTGAGTGTTCTTTTAAAATCACAAGCTCAACTAACGAGAGATTATTACCCAGATCGATAAATTCAAAAACTCGAGTATCAAGCATTTTTCTTGCTACGCGAACCCCCATATCTCGGTCGGGACGAATAATAATATCTGCGCCAATTTTAGAGAGAA
It encodes the following:
- the rfbB gene encoding dTDP-glucose 4,6-dehydratase is translated as MKILITGGAGFIGSAVVRHIINNTNDSVINVDKLTYAGNLESLITVENDERYFFEQVDICDKAELDRLFIEYRPDAVMHLAAESHVDRSIDGPAEFIQTNIVGTYNMLEAARTYWSGLSDEAKQAFRFHHISTDEVYGDLEGTDDLFIETTSYEPSSPYSASKASSDHLVRAWLRTYGLPTIVTNCSNNYGPYHFPEKLIPLMILNALDGKALPVYGDGMQIRDWLFVEDHARALYKVVTEGAVGETYNIGGHNEKANIDVVKAICSLLEELVPNKPEGIAHYQDLITYVTDRPGHDVRYAIDASKIEKELGWIPEETFESGIRATVEWYLNNKQWWSRVLDGSYAGERLGVSVKGTK
- the tagD gene encoding glycerol-3-phosphate cytidylyltransferase, with product MNLPVKLKLKFGFIMITVITYGTYDLFHVGHVRLLKRLSELGDRLIVGISSDQFNEIKGKKSFFSYEERAEILSSCRYVDGVFPENDWDQKVHDIKKYDAAIFAMGDDWKGEFDFLEDICDVVYLKRTEDISTTKIKNKLSTLKSSELDKIEGSLHDVISIVKAISSS
- a CDS encoding Wzz/FepE/Etk N-terminal domain-containing protein encodes the protein MSSNKIEQYPPLQYQQQDDEIDLKALFIALWKGKLIIIGITFIFAIAGVFFALSQPNTYQSNALLSPTQSSGGGMSGLASKFGGLASLAGVSLGGDSGADPKVQALAVLKSRKFINAFVTKHNLLVPLMAATSWSEESNKLILDDELYNSKTKQWLNDDEGETLKPTLWDAYKSFKDVMSVSEDKDSGMVTVAVTHYSPYIAKQWVEWLVQDLNAWMKADALEESEKNINYIEGQLAKTSITEIQTMFYDMIEDQQKNKMLAEVQDEYVFKTIDPAVLAEEKAGPKRALICVLATLLGGMLGVAIVLVRYAFRKEEEQEA
- a CDS encoding SLBB domain-containing protein, yielding MHKRNRALVLSGLFVSTFAFSQTPTPEQLAQFKSLPKAQQEQLARQYGVDLNSLNAGNNTEQEANNNGQSAIPQRTIAANSIENLSPFVVDDADEIKNFGYDALAGNATDYTPIDDLPIPNDYPIGPGDQLNIELYGKQDQSYSVDVSRDGQITLPEIGPIDVAGLNFSELQANIQRIIKKRSIGVSAKVTLGNMRMMQVYIMGEAEKPGAYNVNAITTVTQALIASGGVKEIGSLRHIQLKRKGQVVQNIDMYNLLLKGDTSSDIRLERGDTLFIPAKTTIATITGAVNRPAHFELRNNTNLATLISNAGGTKANAYLKKVIIKRTTEQGVVVKDVDLSSVSGKQFVIQNGDEIQVTESNKQIVDGIAVRGDIVRQGVYQYQSGMKISSIFNSIDSDLKPSTDLHYALIVREDKKTKEIKVLQFDLFNAITKSNSRDDLTLEKKDQIFVFSNGLDVEYWSEAQNKTSEDLKKEKEKEQQQLSQQYQNQLFQQNQQNLAQAQPGAENTNEDVQYDKNLGVVVEDADKIKDKVSSALDLVEDNSTNTRTKEIENIILRLQQQATYQNPVQVVNISGAVKYPGAYPLPVNGDLNQLIKAAGGLTEAAYLEYADLTRVKNNNNLDIVNQHVDLKHAIDDEPDTQILLQSKDRITILEKPGWKNEVLVTIHGEVTFPGQYSFKRGDTIEDLIARAGGLTTFANSDGAVFAREKLKAREQMHMDMLRAQLKQQIAGLTLRKNSSNASFSSTPMDAMSLVDELDNTKALGRMVINLPKILDGDKVEDVILENQDQLYIPSNNPVVSIMGEVQFSSTYRFDGNKSIEEYIDLAGGMKKQADDDRIYILHADGSISKPSNAFWFPDRTRLRPGDSIVVPIDVDYLDGLSVITSATQVIYQLGVAYDAIKD
- a CDS encoding BamA/TamA family outer membrane protein, whose amino-acid sequence is MQPLSRVLTSMPLCSALLFSTSSYAVTPLFEVGDDYQENFIDKTLNIFGADGGYDSSKPIDMSYIPTAYYTPEKKFGIGLLVVGLYKTDSVSENVQPSSLVINSYYSTNNSYGISIDNNMYLKEDSQRFDIEFEAHNEDSVYYGIGTDAGNDDDNKQEFNEILVSVQPSWKFELVDNYYLGVGADISYAKADDVSRDVGAEVPLASSTSTGLTVSSTYDSRDYKLNASKGWLFDVDAGLYYNNDSDSSFGKYHVELSNYIDFTPIPGLLAWQVQGDFSSGDVPWYQLADLGGSKAMRGYIKGRYRDNQMLMMQAEYRLPIYQRYGMVFWGAAGSVADNVSGLGDDILGSVGTGFRVNIKDKINLRADVGRGKNETTFYINVNEVF
- a CDS encoding DUF3108 domain-containing protein, producing MKRATIKPAMTKLLRLNIVPKSAPILFTALFGVVSNPSLATPSFSDQNRSTQSTLSQNVTADVENQSRCEKQLDYQLYINRFDIGRVKKVETVQGNELSITSNSRSNVLGIKTQFDQTTQLRFNPKNRVWTTQSYHQIVSGFRNRDMNVNYLNIMGTQTSVNLDGEIDSYQSPEPIFDIDGLSLEIVRRVIAGEKEFKLSRQATTHLEPYEYQVLGAFTEKTENWGEIKVIKVEQSGSDDITYWIAPDLENEIVRVIYHRILFSGEARLRSIFEECH
- a CDS encoding type II toxin-antitoxin system ParD family antitoxin → MNRTTSVTIGESLGEFVERMIQSGRYNSTSEVMRCALKLLEEQENKLDLIRKELIAGEESGESSLTLKEIATLRKRKLNV
- a CDS encoding TrkH family potassium uptake protein; translation: MRIIPDKELATLSLSSRKKGRRWSETKIIFFSFLAILLPAALLLTLPVFSVSGLSFIDALFTATSAISVTGLGVVDTGTHFTTSGQILLMLLMQIGGLGQMTLSTILIIMFGLRLSLKQQALAKEQLGQEKFVNLRQLIVHIMTFVLITESIGVLILTLYWQPTMGWSKGLFYAVFHSISAFNNAGFSLFPDSLSSFASDPIINFTIAGLLIAGGIGFPVVSDIKRNWRRGFRFFSLHTKVMLTMTPALLIFGTVMLWLLEHNNPDTLGKLSFGGQWLAAFFQSASARTAGFNTINIGALTHPAMLIMIILMLIGAGSTSTAGGIKVSTFTVAMVATKAFLKQQPQVILFKRTIPNAIVTKCLAITVVSILVLVIALFVLMVTENAPMDRVVFETISAFGTVGLTAGLTAHLTVLGKVIMVMVMIIGRLGPLTLAYMLSKPKRTLIRYPEDNIFAG
- a CDS encoding TrkA family potassium uptake protein encodes the protein MSVEQKQFAVIGLGRFGMALCEELSEQGAEVLAIDLNEDRVKQADEITSQAVVADCSNADVLAELRLDDYDIVMVAIGEDIKASILTTLMLKEAGVNTVWVKAKDRYHHKILSKIGADIIIRPDRDMGVRVARKMLDTRVFEFIDLGNNLSLVELVILKEHSGRRLNQLLCCKKNSACELLGFKRGAELIKEPDMETALEIGDILILAGPNEILNERLKRL